Proteins encoded by one window of Amaranthus tricolor cultivar Red isolate AtriRed21 chromosome 4, ASM2621246v1, whole genome shotgun sequence:
- the LOC130810711 gene encoding uncharacterized protein LOC130810711, with product MGPPRFRHVYATEGETRTRNLLDGGNDPMFNRNRKDIFFAIWDELPTPPPTTTPSDRRNYNLWCDYHKEHGHTLAQCHKLKRILHQLANERKLTRFINRKAYGARSDTEKRPWNPKHRSPRRDETRRESSNTQGTINMIFDGYSEEYPTIRAARDNVHTLLEGPPKTTSNGPIMIFDATTSQPHIDPLVVTIKIGQMKTRRVLVDIESTADLITMECFRQMRFKENHLQPLDKPLIGFERNQVIPLGTIILPVWVGERDRRKTMPIRFTVVDLTFPYNAIMGLPLTNKIKVAIFSHQLLL from the coding sequence atgggacctccacgatTCAGACATGTGTACGCTACGGAGGGGGAAACCAGGACACGGAACTTACTCGACGGAGGTAACGATCCGATGTTCAACCGGAACAGGAAAGACATATTCTTCGCCATCTGGGACgagttgccaactccacctcctactACCACCCCCTCTGATCGTCGCAACTACAAtttgtggtgtgattaccataAAGAACATGGTCATACCTTAGCCCAATGTCACAAACTCAAACGTATCCTACATCAGCTAGCCAACGAGAGGAAGTTAACACGGTTCATCAATCGGAAAGCCTATGGCGCAAGAAGCGACACTGAAAAAAGACCTTGGAACCCGAAACACAGATCTCCCAGAAGAGATGAGACTAGACGGGAAAGTTCTAACactcaaggaactatcaacatgattttcgATGGCTACTCCGAAGAATACCCTACTATTCGCGCTGCAAGAGACAACGTCCATACTCTACTCGAAGGACCACCAAAAACCACATCAAATGGGCCCATCATGATATTCGATGCTACTACTTCCCAACCACACATTGATCCTTTAGTAGTTACTATCAAGATTGGGCAAATGAAGACGAGGCGAGTATTGGTGGATATCGAAAGCACGGCCGATCTTATAACGATGGAATGCTTCAGGCAAATGAGGTTCAAAGAAAACCACTTGCAGCCCCTCGATAAACCCTTGATCGGGTTCGAAAGAAATCAAGTCATACCCTTGGGAACAATCATACTTCCTGTATGGGTGGGGGAGAGAGACAGAAGAAAAACAatgcccatacgattcacggtgGTGGACCTGACATTCCCTTACAATGCCATTATGGGACTCCCACTCACCAACAAAATCAAAGTCGCAATCTTCTCTCATCAACTTTTATTGTAA